The Zobellia alginiliquefaciens genome contains a region encoding:
- a CDS encoding DUF6952 family protein codes for MKLPVIKHLTNFIEENDEDFVVETIETLEALTEVSSLKDEELDVIGELISNMYGALEVQKGIKEGKPQKEALNEFMQRVMGSIDK; via the coding sequence GTGAAGCTTCCAGTAATTAAGCATTTAACGAATTTCATTGAAGAAAACGACGAAGATTTTGTTGTTGAAACAATTGAGACCCTAGAAGCACTGACCGAAGTATCCTCGCTTAAAGACGAAGAACTAGATGTTATTGGTGAATTGATTTCAAACATGTACGGTGCACTAGAAGTGCAAAAAGGCATAAAAGAAGGCAAACCACAAAAGGAAGCTTTAAATGAATTTATGCAACGTGTAATGGGTTCCATAGATAAATAA
- the tpx gene encoding thiol peroxidase codes for MATVTLKGNEIHTLGNLPANGSKAPNFTLTKNDLSSASLSDYSGKRVVLNIFPSVDTGTCAQSVRQFNQEAAEIENTVVLCVSKDLPFAQARFCGAEGINNVEMLSDFRDGSFGKDYAVTFTDGPLTALLSRSVVVLNEAGEVIYTEQVPETVDEPNYKAALEVLADA; via the coding sequence ATGGCTACAGTAACCCTAAAAGGAAACGAAATACACACTTTAGGAAATCTTCCTGCAAACGGAAGTAAAGCTCCTAATTTTACATTAACAAAAAACGACCTTTCATCTGCATCCCTTTCGGATTATTCGGGCAAGAGAGTGGTTTTAAATATCTTCCCTAGCGTTGACACCGGTACGTGTGCGCAATCCGTTAGACAATTTAACCAAGAGGCGGCAGAAATAGAAAACACAGTGGTTTTATGTGTTTCCAAAGACTTACCATTTGCTCAAGCTCGTTTTTGTGGTGCAGAAGGCATCAACAATGTAGAAATGCTATCTGACTTCCGCGATGGTAGTTTTGGAAAAGATTACGCTGTTACCTTTACTGACGGGCCTTTGACAGCATTACTTTCTAGATCGGTAGTAGTTCTTAATGAAGCAGGTGAAGTAATCTATACAGAGCAAGTTCCTGAAACCGTAGATGAGCCAAATTACAAAGCGGCTCTAGAAGTTTTAGCCGATGCCTAA
- a CDS encoding diacylglycerol kinase gives MPKEESFLVNRIRSVGFALRGALLLIRTEASIKIQVFLAVAVTIAGFYYEISTTEWIFQVFAVSLVVGVEGANTAIEKICDFIHPEFDERIGFIKDVAAGAVMLVSIGATIVGCIIYIPKIF, from the coding sequence ATGCCTAAGGAAGAATCCTTTCTTGTAAATAGAATAAGAAGTGTGGGCTTCGCTTTACGTGGAGCCCTGCTTTTAATCAGGACCGAAGCCAGTATCAAAATTCAGGTGTTTTTGGCCGTGGCTGTAACTATCGCTGGCTTTTACTATGAAATTTCTACAACTGAGTGGATTTTTCAAGTCTTTGCTGTTTCTCTTGTGGTAGGTGTGGAAGGCGCCAATACCGCAATTGAAAAAATATGCGATTTCATTCACCCTGAATTTGATGAGAGAATAGGCTTTATAAAAGATGTTGCAGCAGGTGCGGTAATGCTTGTTTCAATTGGCGCTACCATAGTAGGCTGTATTATCTACATCCCGAAAATATTCTAA
- a CDS encoding DNA translocase FtsK, producing MAKKKTTTTKKKASPKKASFTVSKKNKIILGSLLILFSMALFFSFVSFYFTWQDDQSLLSEFTNRNEQAKNLLNKFGASVSHFFVYKGFGVASIILTILVCITGLHLFLSLERKGLLKKWIWGLIFMIWISIALGFLADSQPLLGGVVGYEMNDFLRDYTGNIGVVLILLFGLVFILVRFFHFTPEGMAQSFRKKSSSLKSELRTSSKEASDTLKDVQETIKKKEKEEPVVLDTYTHKKDIPPLEPENEVTLDDFEISVPVEEETTEELAMEVEKIVEEQEETDNIADKLVEDFGEFDPTLELGNYKFPTIELLDQHGVTGGITINQEELEENKNKIVETLKNYKIGISQIKATIGPTVTLYEIVPEAGVRISKIKNLEDDIALSLAALGIRIIAPIPGKGTIGIEVPNKNATIVSMRSVVASSKFQKAEMELPIAFGKTISNETFVVDLAKMPHLLMAGATGQGKSVGLNAVLTSLLYKKHPAEVKFILVDPKKVELSIYNKIERHFLAKLPDSEEAIITDNAKVINTLNSLCIEMDDRYELLKHAQVRNLKEYNVKFKARKLNPNDGHKFLPYIVLVIDEFADLIMTAGKEVETPIARLAQLARAIGIHLIIATQRPSVNVITGIIKANFPARIAFRVTSKIDSRTILDAQGADQLIGRGDMLYTQGNDVTRIQCAFVDTPEVAKITDYIGSQRAYPNAHELPEYTGEDSGTSIDVDIADRDALFRDAAEVIVTAQQGSASLIQRKLKLGYNRAGRIVDQLEAAGIVGPFEGSKARQVLVPDLIALDQLLSNESS from the coding sequence ATGGCCAAAAAGAAAACAACGACAACCAAAAAAAAGGCAAGCCCCAAAAAAGCTAGCTTCACGGTATCTAAAAAGAACAAGATTATTTTAGGAAGCTTGCTGATCCTTTTCAGCATGGCTTTATTCTTCTCGTTCGTCTCCTTTTATTTTACGTGGCAAGACGACCAGAGTCTATTGTCTGAATTTACCAATAGAAATGAACAAGCTAAAAATCTGCTTAATAAATTTGGTGCTAGTGTTAGCCACTTCTTTGTTTATAAAGGTTTTGGAGTTGCTTCCATTATTCTAACCATTCTAGTCTGCATCACCGGATTACACCTCTTTTTGAGCTTAGAAAGAAAGGGGCTTCTCAAAAAATGGATTTGGGGTCTTATTTTTATGATTTGGATATCTATTGCGTTAGGTTTCCTAGCGGACTCACAACCTCTGCTTGGTGGTGTCGTAGGTTATGAAATGAACGATTTTCTACGAGATTACACCGGAAACATTGGTGTTGTTCTTATTCTACTGTTTGGACTTGTTTTTATTTTAGTTCGTTTCTTTCATTTTACACCAGAGGGAATGGCCCAGTCTTTCAGGAAAAAATCATCTTCATTAAAATCCGAGCTCAGAACAAGTTCAAAAGAAGCATCCGATACTTTAAAAGATGTACAGGAAACCATAAAGAAAAAAGAAAAAGAAGAACCTGTTGTTCTTGATACGTACACCCATAAGAAAGATATTCCTCCCCTTGAACCTGAGAACGAGGTTACTTTAGATGATTTTGAGATTTCCGTTCCCGTTGAGGAAGAAACTACCGAAGAGTTAGCAATGGAAGTGGAGAAAATTGTTGAAGAACAGGAAGAGACCGATAATATAGCCGATAAGTTAGTTGAGGATTTTGGTGAGTTCGATCCTACCCTAGAACTTGGCAATTACAAGTTCCCCACCATAGAGCTCCTAGACCAGCATGGTGTTACCGGTGGAATCACTATTAATCAAGAAGAACTTGAGGAGAACAAAAATAAGATTGTAGAGACGCTTAAAAACTACAAGATTGGAATCTCACAAATTAAAGCAACTATTGGCCCCACCGTTACACTTTACGAAATTGTGCCCGAGGCCGGGGTTAGAATTTCCAAGATTAAGAACTTAGAAGATGATATTGCCCTTTCGCTTGCCGCTCTAGGTATACGAATTATTGCCCCTATTCCTGGTAAAGGAACTATTGGTATTGAAGTACCGAACAAAAATGCGACAATCGTTTCTATGCGGTCCGTTGTGGCCTCAAGCAAGTTTCAAAAAGCAGAAATGGAACTGCCGATCGCTTTTGGCAAGACCATTAGTAACGAAACATTTGTAGTGGATTTGGCGAAAATGCCTCACCTTTTAATGGCAGGTGCTACCGGTCAAGGTAAATCAGTAGGTCTAAATGCCGTTCTTACCTCCCTCCTTTATAAAAAACATCCGGCAGAAGTCAAATTTATTCTGGTCGACCCGAAAAAGGTCGAACTTTCGATTTATAATAAAATTGAAAGACACTTCTTGGCAAAATTACCCGACTCCGAGGAAGCTATTATTACGGATAATGCCAAGGTAATCAATACCTTGAATTCACTCTGTATAGAAATGGATGACCGGTATGAACTCTTAAAACACGCCCAAGTACGTAACCTTAAGGAGTACAACGTTAAATTTAAGGCACGTAAATTAAATCCAAACGACGGACATAAATTTCTACCCTACATCGTTCTGGTCATAGATGAATTTGCAGATTTAATAATGACTGCAGGTAAGGAGGTAGAAACCCCAATTGCACGTCTTGCTCAATTGGCAAGGGCAATCGGTATTCACTTGATAATTGCAACGCAGCGGCCGTCGGTAAACGTGATAACCGGTATCATAAAAGCAAACTTCCCTGCCAGAATAGCATTTAGGGTAACCTCTAAAATTGACTCCAGAACTATATTGGATGCGCAAGGGGCTGACCAGCTTATTGGTAGAGGTGACATGTTGTACACACAGGGTAACGATGTTACCCGTATACAGTGTGCTTTTGTTGACACACCGGAAGTTGCCAAGATTACAGATTATATAGGCTCGCAACGTGCCTATCCAAATGCACATGAACTGCCAGAATATACAGGCGAGGACTCTGGCACAAGTATTGATGTAGATATAGCGGACAGGGATGCTTTGTTCCGAGATGCCGCCGAAGTAATTGTAACGGCACAACAAGGTTCTGCTTCCTTAATTCAAAGAAAATTAAAATTGGGGTATAACCGTGCAGGGCGTATCGTAGACCAGCTAGAAGCTGCGGGTATTGTAGGGCCGTTTGAAGGCAGTAAAGCCAGACAAGTTTTGGTGCCAGACCTTATTGCACTAGACCAATTATTAAGCAACGAGAGCTCCTAA
- a CDS encoding LolA family protein gives MKKIFLVLTLVLVSNVTFAQNSEKAKALLEDVYAKVKSYDNIYIDFKYVLNNSEAGINQETRGDVTLQGDKYIGNFFGTTLLYDGSKVYTIIPENEEVTIEDKSNDENALTPAKMLTFYREGHNYEMDILQNVNGRKIQYVKLTPIDTNSEIKTILLGVDAETKHIYKLIETGENGTTTTITVNSFKTDQPLSKTLFTFDEAKYKNDGYYIVRN, from the coding sequence ATGAAAAAGATTTTTTTAGTACTTACCCTTGTATTAGTATCGAACGTAACTTTTGCACAAAATTCAGAAAAAGCAAAAGCGTTATTGGAAGACGTTTATGCCAAGGTGAAAAGCTATGATAATATTTATATAGATTTTAAATATGTCCTCAATAATTCAGAGGCTGGTATAAACCAAGAAACCCGTGGCGACGTCACCTTACAAGGTGATAAGTACATTGGTAATTTCTTTGGCACTACATTGTTATATGACGGTTCCAAAGTTTACACTATTATACCGGAAAACGAAGAGGTAACCATTGAGGATAAATCTAACGATGAGAATGCCCTTACTCCGGCAAAAATGCTAACTTTTTACAGAGAAGGACATAATTATGAAATGGATATTCTTCAGAACGTAAACGGTAGAAAAATTCAGTATGTAAAACTTACGCCTATTGACACGAATTCAGAAATAAAGACGATTCTATTGGGTGTTGATGCTGAAACGAAGCATATTTACAAACTGATAGAAACTGGCGAAAATGGTACCACTACCACCATTACCGTTAATTCTTTCAAAACTGACCAACCTTTGTCAAAAACCTTGTTTACTTTTGATGAGGCGAAGTACAAAAATGACGGGTACTACATAGTAAGAAACTAA
- a CDS encoding LptF/LptG family permease — protein MRILDRYILSRFLSNFLSSFVILMFIFIFQTIWLFIDDFAGKGLDIVIIGKFFFYMMPSLTEKVLPLTVILASILTFGTLAENYEFAAMKASGISLQRSMLSLIIFMVGLGGVTFYFANSVIPASEQKIYNMRRNIAKVKPAAAIEKGVFSDFEGMSIKVDEKYGEKDRFLKNVIIHQKTPANVNSTVIKAKTGELISSEESELIQLVLRDGHDYRDMDKKKSTEKRKYPFTQTHFEIYRMNIEIPEMEQDLEEENVSNREKMKNVSRLIKDMDSLETDNKRIVQAFSKNIVYRMGGFIPLTPKDTAASKKMKLLKEKEPSSKETTAEKNSLDTLKAENEIQEDVKIDSLSNSTEVDEKTPPTDIITLFKDWQKVQVMNSAKNSVSNIMTSINGKKQELGKRYEIHRRHVFSLHDKYALALSCIILFFVGAPLGAIIRKGGIGLPMVIAILLFLVYYFMGVFAENYSYKGNIHPIIGAWLPSMVMLPLGIYLTRQATADQGMMNFGNVIDLFKRFFSRKDKTEEE, from the coding sequence TTGAGAATTCTAGACCGATATATATTATCGCGATTCCTTTCTAATTTTTTGAGTTCGTTCGTAATATTGATGTTCATCTTCATATTTCAGACGATATGGTTGTTTATTGATGATTTTGCAGGGAAGGGTCTTGATATTGTTATCATAGGGAAATTTTTCTTTTACATGATGCCCAGTTTAACGGAGAAGGTACTGCCATTAACCGTTATCCTTGCTTCTATTTTAACTTTTGGGACACTAGCAGAGAATTATGAGTTTGCAGCAATGAAAGCCTCAGGTATTTCATTGCAACGCTCAATGCTAAGCCTTATTATCTTTATGGTAGGATTAGGTGGTGTCACTTTTTATTTTGCCAATAGCGTTATTCCCGCCTCAGAGCAGAAAATCTACAACATGCGCCGTAACATTGCCAAGGTAAAACCAGCTGCGGCAATTGAAAAAGGGGTGTTTAGCGACTTTGAGGGAATGAGCATAAAAGTTGATGAGAAGTACGGCGAAAAAGACCGTTTCCTCAAAAATGTAATTATCCATCAGAAAACTCCTGCCAATGTCAATAGCACTGTAATCAAGGCGAAAACGGGAGAGTTAATCAGTAGTGAAGAATCAGAACTTATTCAGTTGGTACTTCGTGACGGTCATGATTACCGTGATATGGATAAGAAAAAAAGTACCGAAAAAAGGAAATATCCATTTACTCAAACCCATTTTGAAATTTACCGGATGAACATTGAAATCCCGGAAATGGAACAAGACCTTGAGGAGGAGAATGTATCCAACCGAGAGAAGATGAAAAACGTTTCTCGTTTAATAAAGGATATGGATTCTCTTGAGACGGATAATAAGAGAATTGTTCAGGCTTTCTCAAAAAACATCGTCTACCGTATGGGAGGTTTTATCCCTCTTACGCCAAAAGATACTGCGGCGTCAAAAAAAATGAAACTCCTAAAGGAGAAAGAGCCATCTAGTAAAGAAACAACAGCTGAGAAAAATAGTCTTGATACTCTTAAAGCTGAAAATGAGATTCAAGAGGATGTAAAAATAGATTCACTGTCCAATTCTACTGAGGTAGATGAAAAAACACCTCCTACTGATATCATCACCTTATTTAAAGATTGGCAAAAAGTACAGGTCATGAATTCTGCCAAAAATTCAGTTTCTAATATTATGACCTCTATTAACGGTAAGAAACAAGAATTAGGCAAAAGGTATGAAATACACCGTAGGCACGTCTTCTCACTGCACGATAAATATGCGCTTGCCCTTTCATGTATTATCCTATTTTTTGTTGGCGCACCCTTGGGGGCTATTATCCGCAAGGGTGGTATAGGCCTACCTATGGTAATTGCCATATTATTATTTCTCGTTTATTACTTTATGGGAGTTTTTGCAGAAAACTACAGCTATAAAGGAAATATTCACCCTATTATAGGAGCGTGGCTACCATCTATGGTTATGTTACCTTTAGGTATTTATCTAACAAGACAAGCCACTGCCGATCAGGGAATGATGAATTTTGGAAACGTAATAGACCTTTTCAAACGATTTTTTTCAAGAAAAGACAAAACTGAAGAAGAATGA